A window of Bacillus solimangrovi contains these coding sequences:
- a CDS encoding stage V sporulation protein S encodes MEILKVSAQSNPNKVAGALSGVIRERGGAEIQAIGAGALNQAVKAVAIARGFVAPSGVDLICIPAFTDIMIDGEERTAIKLIVEPR; translated from the coding sequence ATGGAAATATTAAAAGTTTCAGCACAATCAAACCCAAATAAAGTAGCTGGTGCGCTTTCAGGTGTTATTCGTGAGCGCGGTGGAGCAGAGATCCAAGCAATTGGAGCTGGTGCACTAAATCAAGCAGTGAAGGCAGTAGCAATCGCGAGAGGATTTGTTGCACCGAGCGGTGTGGACTTAATCTGTATTCCTGCATTTACTGATATAATGATTGATGGTGAAGAACGAACTGCCATTAAATTGATCGTAGA
- a CDS encoding TIGR00282 family metallophosphoesterase — translation MRILFIGDVVSSPGREMVQEYVPKLKKKYHPDVTIINGENAAGGRGITQKIYRQLMGAGAQVITMGNHTWDNREIFEFIDDTPALVRPANYPDGTPGKGYTIINANGVEVAVVNVMGRTFLPPIDCPFRKIDDLLMEIRKRTPLIFIDFHAEATSEKQAFGWYVDGRASAVVGTHTHVQTADNRILPEGTAYMTDVGMTGPYDHILGMDREAVIRKFVTQLPVRFEVPKVGRTQLSGVVIDLDKKTGKAKKINRILINEDQPFFE, via the coding sequence ATGAGAATTCTGTTTATTGGTGATGTTGTAAGTTCACCTGGGCGTGAAATGGTGCAAGAGTATGTACCGAAATTAAAGAAAAAATATCATCCTGATGTAACGATTATTAATGGGGAAAATGCCGCAGGGGGCAGAGGAATCACACAGAAGATTTACCGTCAATTAATGGGCGCAGGTGCACAAGTAATTACAATGGGAAATCATACGTGGGACAATAGAGAAATTTTTGAGTTTATAGATGATACACCAGCACTTGTTCGACCGGCTAATTATCCAGATGGTACTCCTGGTAAAGGTTATACAATTATTAATGCAAACGGAGTTGAAGTTGCTGTTGTAAATGTCATGGGGCGCACATTTTTACCACCTATTGATTGTCCATTTCGTAAGATCGATGACTTATTGATGGAAATTCGTAAACGTACTCCACTTATTTTTATAGATTTTCATGCTGAGGCAACAAGTGAGAAGCAGGCATTCGGTTGGTATGTAGATGGACGTGCGTCAGCAGTTGTTGGAACACATACACATGTGCAAACAGCAGATAATCGTATTTTGCCTGAAGGAACAGCGTATATGACAGATGTTGGGATGACGGGACCATATGATCACATTTTAGGGATGGATAGGGAAGCTGTTATTCGTAAGTTTGTAACACAATTGCCAGTTCGTTTTGAAGTACCTAAGGTTGGGCGCACACAGCTTAGTGGAGTGGTGATCGATCTTGATAAGAAAACTGGTAAAGCGAAAAAGATTAATCGCATTTTAATAAATGAAGATCAACCTTTCTTTGAGTAA
- the rny gene encoding ribonuclease Y, translating into MNALVIISALLGIIVGAVVGYFVRKSIAEAKISSAEHAALQIIEDGKRESEASKKEALLEAKDEIHKLRTSAENEIRERRTELQKQENRLMQKEENLDRKSVTLDQREIMLEKKEQSLVAKQQQIEEMESKVEELLHKQQQELEHISGLSREAARELIIQETEKELSHETAIMVKESENRAKEEADKRAKEILSVAIQRCAADHVAETTVSVVNLPNDEMKGRIIGREGRNIRTIETLTGIDLIIDDTPEAVILSGFDPIRRETARIALEKLVQDGRIHPARIEEMVDKSRREVDEHIREVGEETTFEVGVHGLHPDLIKILGRLKYRTSYGQNVLKHSMEVAYLAGLMAAELGEDESLARRSGLLHDIGKAIDHEVEGSHVEIGVELATKYKEHPVVINSIASHHGDTEPTSIIAVLVAAADALSAARPGARSETLENYIRRLEKLEEISESFDGVEKSFAIQAGREIRILVKPDTVDDLEAHRLARDIRKKIENDLDYPGHIKVTVIRETRAVEYAK; encoded by the coding sequence ATGAATGCGTTAGTAATCATCTCCGCTTTGCTTGGCATCATCGTCGGAGCAGTTGTTGGCTATTTCGTGCGAAAATCTATTGCAGAAGCGAAAATTTCGAGTGCCGAGCATGCAGCGCTACAAATCATTGAAGATGGCAAGCGTGAATCAGAGGCATCGAAAAAGGAAGCGCTTCTTGAAGCGAAAGATGAAATTCATAAACTTCGTACAAGTGCGGAAAATGAAATCCGTGAACGTCGTACGGAGCTACAAAAACAAGAAAATCGTCTGATGCAAAAAGAAGAGAATTTAGATCGGAAGAGTGTGACGCTTGACCAGCGTGAAATAATGCTTGAGAAGAAGGAACAATCTCTCGTAGCAAAACAACAGCAGATTGAAGAAATGGAAAGCAAAGTGGAAGAGTTGTTGCATAAGCAACAGCAAGAATTAGAACACATTTCCGGATTATCTCGTGAAGCAGCAAGAGAGCTTATTATTCAAGAGACGGAAAAAGAGCTTTCTCATGAAACTGCGATTATGGTTAAAGAGAGTGAGAATCGTGCGAAGGAAGAGGCAGACAAGCGTGCAAAAGAAATTCTTTCTGTAGCAATTCAGCGTTGTGCAGCTGACCATGTTGCTGAAACAACAGTTTCAGTTGTTAATTTACCAAACGATGAGATGAAAGGTCGTATCATAGGTCGTGAGGGACGTAACATTCGTACAATTGAGACGCTTACAGGTATTGATTTAATTATTGATGATACACCTGAAGCTGTTATTCTGTCTGGTTTTGATCCTATTCGTCGTGAAACAGCACGTATTGCACTTGAAAAACTTGTTCAAGATGGGCGAATTCACCCAGCACGAATTGAGGAAATGGTTGATAAATCTCGTCGTGAAGTAGATGAGCACATTCGTGAAGTTGGTGAAGAAACGACGTTTGAGGTAGGAGTCCACGGACTACATCCAGATTTAATAAAGATCTTAGGACGATTAAAGTATCGTACAAGTTATGGACAAAATGTGTTGAAGCATTCAATGGAAGTTGCTTATCTCGCTGGATTAATGGCCGCTGAACTTGGAGAAGATGAAAGTCTTGCTCGTCGTTCCGGTTTATTACATGATATCGGAAAAGCAATTGACCATGAAGTGGAAGGTAGTCATGTTGAAATAGGTGTAGAGCTAGCGACGAAATATAAAGAACATCCAGTCGTAATCAACAGTATAGCTTCGCATCATGGTGATACCGAACCAACATCAATTATCGCGGTACTAGTTGCGGCTGCTGATGCGCTATCGGCTGCTCGTCCGGGAGCACGTAGTGAAACGTTAGAAAACTATATACGCAGATTAGAGAAGTTAGAAGAAATCTCTGAATCCTTTGATGGGGTCGAGAAATCCTTTGCGATTCAAGCGGGTCGAGAAATTCGTATATTAGTTAAACCAGATACAGTGGATGATCTTGAGGCACATCGATTAGCTAGAGATATCCGTAAGAAGATTGAAAATGACTTGGATTATCCAGGACATATTAAAGTCACTGTTATACGTGAGACTAGAGCTGTAGAATATGCGAAATAA
- the recA gene encoding recombinase RecA, with protein sequence MGDRQAALDQALRQIEKNFGKGSIMKLGEQAEQRVSTIPSGSLALDIALGVGGYPRGRIVEVYGPESSGKTTVALHAIAEVQAQGGQAAFIDAEHALDPVYAQKLGVDIDELLLSQPDTGEQALEIAEALVRSGAVDIIVVDSVAALVPKAEIEGDMGDAHVGLQARLMSQALRKLSGAINKSKTIAIFINQIREKVGVMFGNPETTPGGRALKFYSTVRLEVRRAETLKQGNDMVGNKTRIKVVKNKVAPPFRQAEVDIMYGEGISKEGELLDIATDLDIIQKSGAWYSYNEERLGQGRENSKQFLRENENVKLEVHEKIRQHHGLDEESILVKEEQEDLDFDA encoded by the coding sequence ATGGGTGATCGTCAAGCTGCATTAGATCAAGCATTACGTCAAATAGAGAAAAATTTCGGTAAAGGATCCATTATGAAATTAGGAGAACAAGCAGAACAAAGGGTGTCAACAATCCCAAGTGGATCACTTGCATTAGATATTGCTCTTGGAGTAGGTGGCTATCCACGTGGGCGTATTGTTGAAGTATACGGTCCAGAATCTTCTGGTAAAACAACTGTTGCATTACATGCAATTGCTGAAGTTCAAGCGCAAGGTGGGCAAGCTGCATTCATTGACGCAGAGCACGCATTAGACCCTGTTTATGCTCAAAAACTAGGTGTCGATATTGATGAGTTGTTATTGTCACAGCCAGATACTGGTGAACAGGCGTTAGAAATTGCAGAAGCTTTAGTACGTAGTGGTGCTGTCGATATTATTGTCGTCGATTCAGTAGCCGCACTTGTTCCAAAAGCAGAGATTGAAGGAGATATGGGGGATGCTCATGTTGGTCTTCAAGCACGTCTCATGTCACAGGCTCTTCGTAAGTTATCTGGTGCGATTAATAAATCCAAAACGATTGCAATCTTTATTAACCAAATTCGTGAAAAAGTTGGTGTAATGTTCGGTAATCCTGAGACGACACCAGGTGGACGTGCATTGAAATTCTATTCGACGGTTCGTTTAGAAGTAAGACGTGCTGAGACGTTGAAGCAAGGTAACGATATGGTTGGAAACAAAACAAGAATTAAAGTGGTAAAGAATAAAGTAGCACCTCCATTCAGGCAAGCAGAAGTAGACATTATGTACGGAGAAGGTATTTCTAAAGAAGGTGAATTACTAGACATTGCGACGGATTTAGATATTATTCAAAAAAGTGGTGCATGGTATTCATATAATGAAGAGCGTTTAGGTCAAGGTAGAGAAAATTCGAAGCAATTTTTACGTGAGAATGAAAATGTGAAGTTAGAGGTTCATGAGAAAATCCGTCAACATCATGGATTAGATGAAGAGAGTATTCTAGTAAAAGAGGAACAAGAAGACTTAGACTTTGATGCATAA
- a CDS encoding competence/damage-inducible protein A → MNAEIIAVGSELLLGQIANTNAQFISRNLAEIGVNVFYHTTVGDNPERLEKAIKHAQTRVDTIIFSGGLGPTKDDLTKETIAKVLGLNLIEDELALVRIRDYFKKVNRAMTDNNRKQAHVLEGSTVFPNDNGMAPGMSVTVDQITYLLLPGPPKEMKPMFDSYVRPFLLNQLHEQTVITSKILHFFGIGEAQLETELEDLIDKQTNPTIAPLASDGEVVIRLTAKAETVENAQALMVETEKEIFARVGDYFYGYDDTSLFHELVKLLKDRSITVASAESLTGGFFGESLTNEKGASTVFSGGMITYSNEAKMNLLGVEESTLIQHGAVSEETAREMAQKVRERYQSNIGISFTGVAGPAEQEGKPVGTVFIGLADAHLTEVHALTLAGSRHSIRLRSVKYGAYYLLKKLLG, encoded by the coding sequence GTGAACGCTGAAATTATAGCTGTAGGTTCTGAACTGTTACTCGGACAAATCGCAAATACGAATGCTCAATTCATTTCACGTAACCTTGCTGAAATTGGAGTGAACGTATTTTATCATACTACAGTAGGAGATAACCCAGAGAGGCTAGAGAAAGCGATCAAGCATGCACAAACTCGTGTAGATACGATTATTTTTTCTGGTGGGCTTGGTCCAACAAAAGATGACTTAACAAAAGAGACGATTGCAAAGGTGTTAGGGCTCAATCTTATAGAAGATGAACTTGCATTAGTGCGCATTAGGGATTACTTCAAGAAAGTCAATCGAGCAATGACTGACAATAATCGCAAGCAAGCACATGTATTAGAAGGGTCAACGGTATTTCCTAATGACAATGGTATGGCCCCAGGCATGAGTGTGACGGTTGATCAAATTACTTATCTTTTACTACCAGGTCCACCGAAAGAAATGAAGCCTATGTTTGATAGTTATGTCCGTCCGTTCTTGCTGAATCAATTGCATGAACAAACAGTTATTACGTCAAAGATATTACATTTTTTTGGAATCGGTGAGGCACAGCTTGAAACAGAGTTAGAGGATTTGATTGATAAACAGACTAATCCAACAATTGCTCCACTAGCTTCTGATGGAGAGGTTGTTATACGTTTAACAGCAAAAGCTGAGACGGTAGAAAATGCACAAGCATTGATGGTAGAAACAGAGAAAGAGATTTTTGCTCGTGTCGGGGATTATTTTTACGGATATGATGACACAAGTCTTTTTCATGAACTAGTTAAGTTGCTCAAAGATCGTTCAATAACAGTTGCCAGTGCTGAAAGCTTGACAGGTGGCTTCTTCGGAGAATCATTAACGAATGAGAAAGGGGCATCGACAGTCTTTTCTGGTGGTATGATCACTTATTCGAATGAGGCGAAAATGAATTTGCTTGGGGTTGAAGAAAGTACACTGATTCAGCATGGTGCAGTTAGTGAAGAGACTGCTAGAGAGATGGCTCAAAAGGTGCGTGAGCGCTATCAGTCTAACATCGGAATTAGTTTTACTGGTGTAGCAGGTCCAGCAGAACAGGAAGGAAAACCTGTTGGAACGGTATTTATTGGTCTTGCAGATGCTCATTTAACTGAGGTACATGCTCTTACACTTGCAGGAAGCCGTCATTCTATTCGACTTCGTTCGGTGAAGTACGGTGCATACTATTTATTAAAAAAACTGTTAGGTTGA
- the pgsA gene encoding CDP-diacylglycerol--glycerol-3-phosphate 3-phosphatidyltransferase produces MNLPNKITLSRIILIPILMIFMLAPLPLGTVSIGNELLPVSHIIGALLFIIAALTDWIDGYLARKYELVTTMGKFLDPLADKLLVSAALISLVEIGFAAAWMVIVIIAREFAVTGLRLVASGEGEVLAASQLGKIKTTVQMIAIAALLLHDQPFLSFGFPLGGIMLWLAVFFTLLSGWDYFYKNRFILLKSK; encoded by the coding sequence GTGAATTTACCTAACAAAATTACATTGTCACGTATTATTTTAATTCCAATTTTAATGATTTTTATGCTTGCTCCATTACCTTTAGGTACGGTGAGTATAGGAAATGAATTATTACCAGTGTCTCATATTATTGGAGCGCTCTTATTTATTATTGCAGCTTTAACAGATTGGATTGACGGTTATCTTGCTAGAAAATATGAGCTTGTTACAACAATGGGCAAATTTCTTGATCCGTTAGCGGATAAGTTACTAGTCTCTGCTGCATTGATTTCACTCGTTGAAATTGGTTTTGCTGCTGCTTGGATGGTTATTGTTATTATTGCTAGAGAATTTGCAGTCACAGGGTTAAGACTTGTTGCTTCTGGTGAAGGAGAAGTGCTTGCTGCAAGTCAGCTTGGAAAGATTAAGACAACTGTTCAGATGATCGCAATTGCAGCATTACTTTTACACGACCAGCCATTTCTATCTTTCGGTTTTCCACTCGGTGGAATCATGTTATGGTTAGCTGTTTTCTTTACGCTTCTATCAGGATGGGATTATTTTTATAAAAACCGATTCATATTATTGAAAAGTAAATAA
- a CDS encoding helix-turn-helix domain-containing protein — translation MVLSLSELGQRLRQARAERNLTLEQLQNTTKIQKRYLEAIEAGKFDVMPGNFYARAFLKQYAEAVGLDPEQLFHEFATEIPRADDEVPERMTRIKREQKAVSTRGSKFLSFLPTILVIVLILAIALSFWFFNQNKPSNSGSVSEESGSGVGGYEEGITLPSQEEPEVEKPKVDENGAGSEEPVTPVPDEQETDEPATDEMQLEKINQTDGKTPLTTYKLTGTDKFEITLTANKPEGRSYIGVKSNKGKSYFAQELNKGLSKTFDLSSEEEVELNIGRTIDIDILVNGQPLPYAFPATENVHQKIMIQFVKK, via the coding sequence ATGGTGTTATCATTGAGTGAATTGGGACAACGCTTAAGACAAGCTAGAGCTGAGCGAAATTTAACATTAGAGCAATTGCAAAATACAACAAAAATTCAAAAGCGCTACTTAGAGGCAATTGAAGCAGGTAAATTTGATGTGATGCCAGGGAACTTTTACGCACGTGCATTTTTAAAACAGTATGCTGAAGCAGTTGGCTTAGATCCTGAACAGCTTTTCCATGAGTTTGCTACAGAAATCCCAAGAGCAGATGATGAAGTACCTGAACGAATGACACGGATTAAGCGTGAGCAAAAGGCTGTATCTACGAGAGGAAGTAAGTTCTTATCTTTCTTACCAACGATACTCGTAATTGTATTAATTTTAGCAATTGCTTTATCTTTTTGGTTTTTTAATCAAAATAAGCCCAGCAATTCTGGAAGCGTAAGTGAGGAATCAGGTTCAGGAGTAGGTGGATATGAGGAAGGGATTACATTACCTTCACAAGAAGAACCTGAGGTTGAGAAACCTAAAGTAGATGAGAATGGGGCAGGAAGTGAAGAACCAGTCACTCCAGTACCAGATGAACAAGAAACTGATGAACCGGCTACAGATGAAATGCAATTAGAGAAAATTAATCAGACGGATGGTAAGACTCCTTTAACAACGTACAAATTAACGGGAACGGATAAGTTTGAGATTACGTTGACTGCTAATAAACCTGAGGGTCGAAGTTATATTGGTGTAAAAAGCAATAAAGGCAAATCATACTTTGCCCAAGAGTTGAATAAAGGTCTTTCTAAAACTTTTGATTTAAGTAGCGAAGAAGAAGTAGAGCTTAATATCGGTCGAACGATAGATATTGACATTTTAGTTAATGGACAACCATTGCCATATGCATTTCCTGCAACTGAGAACGTCCATCAAAAGATCATGATTCAATTTGTGAAAAAATGA
- a CDS encoding DUF3388 domain-containing protein codes for MAKKEWYLEYEISKNRPGLLGDISSLLGMLAINIVTINGVDDMRRGMLLLSESTEQIKRLESILLTIDNITIKKLREPSLRDRLAVRHGRYIHREKDDKKIFRFERDELGVLVDFMAELYKKEGHKLIGIRGMPRVGKTESIVAASVCANKRWLFVSSTLLKQTIRSQLIEDEYNPDHLYIIDGIVSTRRASERHWQLVREIMALDATKVIEHPDIFVQETQYTLDDFDYIIELRNDHDEEITYEVVEEANMSSNFGFSAFDF; via the coding sequence ATGGCAAAAAAAGAGTGGTATTTAGAATATGAAATTTCCAAAAACCGCCCGGGTCTTCTTGGCGACATTTCTTCACTATTGGGGATGCTTGCCATTAATATTGTAACGATCAATGGGGTTGACGATATGCGTCGTGGTATGCTTTTGCTTAGCGAATCTACAGAACAAATTAAGCGACTTGAGTCAATTTTACTTACCATTGATAATATAACGATAAAAAAATTGCGCGAACCTAGTTTGAGGGATCGTTTAGCAGTTCGCCATGGTCGATACATACATCGGGAAAAAGATGATAAAAAGATATTTCGTTTTGAAAGAGACGAGTTAGGAGTACTTGTCGATTTTATGGCGGAATTGTATAAAAAGGAAGGTCACAAATTAATAGGAATTAGGGGCATGCCTCGTGTTGGAAAAACTGAGTCAATCGTAGCTGCAAGCGTGTGTGCAAATAAGCGTTGGTTATTTGTATCTTCCACTCTATTAAAGCAAACTATTCGAAGTCAGCTTATTGAAGATGAATATAATCCTGACCATCTCTACATTATTGACGGAATAGTTTCTACTAGACGTGCTTCAGAACGCCATTGGCAGCTTGTTCGAGAAATCATGGCATTGGATGCAACGAAAGTAATTGAACACCCTGATATTTTTGTGCAAGAAACACAATATACATTGGACGATTTTGATTATATTATTGAATTGCGTAACGACCATGATGAAGAAATAACGTATGAAGTCGTTGAAGAAGCTAACATGTCATCGAATTTTGGGTTTTCGGCGTTTGATTTTTAA